Part of the Candidatus Omnitrophota bacterium genome is shown below.
TCTGATCACTGGTTGAGATGGAAAGGTTCAGGTATTTTAAATGCGGGACAAGTTTAAAAGCGGTCATTACGTCATCTTTGGTCGCCCGCAGCCAGCCACTCAACCTGATCCTGGGAAAAGCGCCTAATTTAATCAATTCCAGGTTGGCATTCAGATAATTTGTCTCATGGCGGGTAAGCGGAAACCCGAACTCCGACTGAAAAACACCCATCTGGTCCAGGTACCAGTTGATCATGGTTTTCTGGAGTTTTGAAAGGCAAATACGGGAGGTCTGCACTCCATCGCGGTTGGTTACGTCTAGTAAATAAATGACTGGTTTGTGCGCCATATTTTCACCTCGATTTCCTCTTATTTTTTTATTATTCTTTTAAGATCCTCTTTTGCCGGCACGCCCCGGGAGGAAAAAATTTCATGGTTATCCAAGAGATAGAGCGGTCCGGAAAAAACCTGTATCTCTTTATTTAAGCCTATATTTTGTTTAAGCAGTTTTGCCCCTTCCGGACCCCGGGCGCAGCTCTTTACTTTAAGCGGGCCGGTTCCGTCACCAAGGCAGTCTTCCCAATAAGAACTGCTGATATTCTTTGAGCGACAAATTAAATAATCCCAAAATTTCTGCGGGTAATATTTCTGGACGCATACCCCGCGCAAATACTCCTCTACTTCAGGAGCGCCATTTTTAGCGGCAAAACTTTCGCCATTTTCTACTGCCAGGAAATGCAGATCCGGTTTGAACTCCTGCATAACTGCCAATATTCCGGAAGCATCGTTTTCGAATAAACTAACGAATAAATCGAGGGTTCCTTTTTTGATTTTGCGGTTAAGTAAATACGCCAGCCCGCTTGCCTGCGGCTTGAGCATATAATCATCCCCGATTTGCAAAAAGTCATTTTTGATATTGGCAAAACCATCCTCTTTTTCGATTTCTTTGTCAAAGATATAAGCGGGCAGCCCTTGAATCGATAACTCCCTGACTTTTTTTTGCGCCTCAGGATCGGGATAATAAATATACCAGGCCTCTATACCCGGAAATTTTTTCTTTAATGAATTTATAACCGGCTCGGCGTTGCACACAGCACAATCTTTTACGCTAATTACCAACAGGCTTACTTTGTTTGGCACTTTGAATGAACAACTGGCTTTTAGCGTCCCGGGGTTTTGACAGCTTCCCACCAAAGCCTCCTTTTTACAATTGCTGTCGGAATAACAACGCGGCAGGATCGCGTCGATATCGGCATCATCGGCGATATTCTCCGATAAACGCAGTTCATCAAGCTTGCAATCCACGAGCAAACCATCTTTGACCCCTAAACTTAATTTTCCTAACTTACGGCCCTGCCAGAAAGGCCGCAGGATAAAAGTGGTATCAATTTTAGTCAGCGCCTCCTGCTTTAATGGATTTTGCCCGATAAAAAGTATATCGATACCCTTAACCTGGGAAATTAATTTTAAATCTTCCTGCTCACCCAAGGTGCTCAAAAGAATAATTATTTGAACACCCTCTGTTTTTAACCGGCTGATTAATTTTGCGGTTTGTGCGGGCGTATTGATCTTTAATCCTTCTGTTTTTTGATGCGCGGCCAGGCTGGTTAATCCGATAATTCCGATTTTAACTCCGTTAACATCTTTTATTATATATGGGAGAACTCTAGCGGGACTAGAATCCGTATCTAAATTAGCGCTAAGATACGCGGGGTGAGCCTTCTTCGCATTTTTTAAGAAAAATTCTTTTCCAAAATTAAATTCATCGGAGCCGATGCCTACGGCATCATATTTCATAAGCTCCATAGACTTATAGTTAACTTCCGAACGCTGCATATCCAATTGAACACTTTGAGTATATTCATCCATCAAACCGCCGGCGGTGAAATTACCGCAATCTAAAAGCAGAAGGCCGGAATCTTTTTTTCTCAACTCTTTAACCAGGATGGCCCGCCGGGCGACACCCCCATCCTGCTGAATGGGACAACTGCATGGGTAGAGCATGGCGTGGGTCTGGCCGGTATAAAGGATGGTTATCTCTTGAGCATACAAAATATTTACCGCCAAAACCAGGAAACTAAAAATAATTAATAAGGTTTTGCCGATTTTCATGTCCGGATCATCTTTACAGTTAAAATATTTTCTAATTTTCTTATTTTATCCTGAATTTCCGAAGAGACCTGATTATCTACGCTCCAGACACTGATTGCTTTATCGCCGGGCTGGTTGCGGCCTAGGGCCATAGCGGCAATATTTATATTATTTTTACCCATAAGCGTTCCCAGGTTTCCGATTAAACCCGGCTTATCCAGGTTGCGGATAAAAATCATTTCGCCGACCGGATACAGATCCAGATAATAATCGTCAATTTTAACAATCCTGGGCTGTTTATTGCCGGAAAGCGTCCCAAGGATCGACTTAGTTTCTTTGTCTGTTTTAATCTCTAACTGAATAAGATTGACAAACTCGCCTTCCTGGCCGGATTTAGATTCAAGGAGCTTTATTCCTCTTTCTTTAAGTAAGGATAGGCCGTTAACAAAATTAACCGTTTCCTTTAATATGGGAGTTAGTATCCCTTTAACTAAAGCCATGGTTATCGGGCTTAAGTCATATTTTGTAATCTGTCCGCTGTAGCTTATGGTCAACTCGCCAAACCTGCCTTCGACTAATTGCGCGGCAAACATTCCCAATTTTTCTCCTAAATTAATATAAGGATTGAGGATCTTGCAGGCCTCCGCGTCTAAACAGGGATAATTTGCGGCGTTGCGGATCCCTTTTCCCAGGAGCGCATCACGTACAATTTCAGCGACTTCAATGGCGACGTTAATCTGGGCCTCTTCGGTGGATGCGCCAAGATGCGGAGTAGTGATTATATTATCCAACTTCAGAAGCTCACTGTCCGCGGCCAGCGGCTCATTTTCAAAAACATCCATTGCCGCTCCGGCTACTTTGCCTTCTTTTACGGCTTTGGCTAAAGCCGCCTCATCGATAATCCCGCCGCGCGCGCAGTTTATAATCCGCACGCCTTTTTTCATTATGCCGAATTCTTTATCCGAAATCATGTGCTTGGTTTCTTCGGTTAAAGGAGTATGCACGGTAATATAATCGGATTCCTGCAGCACCTTTTTTAGCTCCGCAATTTCAACGCCGATATCTTCAGCCACTTTTGCCGACAGAAAAGGGTCAAAGGCCAAAACCTTCATGCCGAATGATTTTGCCCTTTTGGCAACCTCTGAACCGATCCTGCCGAATCCCACGATACCCAAAACCTTATTATACAATTCGACGCCCATAAATTTAGAACGTTTCCACTCCCCTTTTTTCATCGAGGCATTTGCCTGGGCGATATTCCTGGATAAAGCCAAAATCATGCTAAAGGTATGTTCGGCGGTAGAGATAGTGTTTCCCGCCGGAGTATTCATTACGATAATCCCATGTTGTGTAGCCGCTTCTAAATCCACGTTATCCAAACCCACGCCGGCCCGGCCAATAACCTTTAATTTTTTGGCTGCCGCAATAATTTCCTTGGTCACTTTAGTCGCGCTGCGCACAACTAAAGCATCGTAATCCTTAATCACTTCTTTCAAAGTATCAGGCTTTAAATCTGTTTTTACCTCAACGGTTAGCTCTTTAGAGCCTTTGAATACCTTAAGCCCTTCTTCGCTTAATGCGTCACTGACTAAAACTTTAATCATTTTATTTACTCCTTTAAAAATACCTCTTCGGCTGCCTTGATCCCGGCGCCTAAAGTAAATTTATACCCCATTTGAGTAAGTACTTTTTCCAAACAAGATAGACCGGTAATGATATCCGATTCGGCGATATACCCCATATGCGCGATACGCAAAATCTTGCCCTTTAATTCAGCCTGGCCGCCGGCAATTGTCACTCCATAAGTATCACGCATAGTTTTAACTAACTTTTCACCGTCGATACCGGCAGGCACCTTTATAGCCGTAACCGCGTCGGAAGAAGCGGTCGGCGCGAATAACTCAAGGCCTAAGGCTTTGGCCGCCGCGCGCGTTGCATCAGCCATAATCTTATGGCGTTTAAATATATACTCTAATCCGTCCTTCTGCATAATCTTTAAGGCTTCATTTAAAGCATCAATTAAGGTAATGGAAGATGTAAACGGCGTATCGTTTTTATCCAGGGCTTTTTTAGCCTTTCTTAAATCTAAATAATAACGGCCGGATTTTGAAGCCTCCACCAATTTCCAGGCCTTGGAGCTAACGGTAATAAAACCTAACCCCGGAGGAAGCATCAGCCCTTTTTGTGACCCGGCTACTGCCACATCCACTCCCCAGGCATCTGTTTTTAAATCTACCGCGCCCAGGCCGCTGATGGCATCGACAACCAGCACTGCTGGGCTGGCTTTGACTACCGCGGCAATCGCGGCGATATCATTATCCACGCCGGTTGAAGTCTCGCACAGAGTGGTAAATACCGCTTTTATCTGCGGATTGGATTTCAACCTCTTCTGTATTTCTTGCGGGCTAACGGCCTTACCCCACTCTACATCAATAATTTCAGTATTAATCCCATAGGCTTTGGCAATCTCGGTCCATCTTTCGCCGAATTTTCCGCCCTGCACCACTAGAGCAGTATCCCCGCAAGAAAGCAGATTGACTACCGCCGCCTCCATTGCTCCGGTTCCCGAAGAGGAAATAATAAAAACACCGTTGGAGGTCTGAAAAACCCATTTTAATCCTGTGCCAGCCTCTTTTAAAATCTCCTGGAATTGCGGCGTGCGGTGATGGATAATCGGCCTGGCCATTGCCAGGCTTACTTGCGGCGGTAAAGGGGTTGGCCCGGGTGTCAATAAATATTGCTTGTTCATTTCTGATCTCCTTGCCTAGAAAGGCACACCCGCGCAATTCATTATAAGCGCGGGGCGTAACTCCTTTAAAATTGTTTTTACTTCTTCTTATTCTCCGGTAAGATTACCTCATCAACTAAACCATAATCCTTGGATTCCTGGGAGGACATAAAATAATCCCTGTCGGTATCCCTCTGTATTTTATCCAGGGGCTGGCCGGTATGCTGCGCCAGGATTTCATTGATCCGGTCGCGTAATTTCAAAATCTCCTTTGCCTGGATAGAAATATCGGCAGCGGCTCCCTGCACTCCTCCCCAGGGCTGATGGATCATAATCCGCGAATTAGGAAGCGCAAAACGCTTTCCTTTGGTGCCTGCTGATAATAAAACCGCTCCCATGCTGGAGGCCTGCCCCACGCAATAAGTAGCGACATCGCATTTCACAAATTGCATCGTATCATAAATAGCCAGGCCGGCGGTAACCGAACCACCCGGGGAATTAATATAGACATTAATATCTTTATCTTTATCCTCCATCTGCATAAAAAGCAACTGCGCAATCACAAGATTGGCAACATAGTCATCAACCGGGGTACCGATAAACAAAATACGGTCTTTTAAAAGACGCGAATAAATATCATAAGCGCGTTCAAAACCGCGGGGAGTCTGCTCAATTACCATCGGCACCAATACCTGCATTCTCTTATCCATGTTATCCTCCTAGCCCACAAGGGCACACCCGCGCAATTCCTTATAAGCGCGGGGTGGTTATTATTCTACCTGCCAATCCGCCTGGCTTAACAAAAACTCCATAACCTTGCGCGGCATATGGTCATCTATGGCAATATTCTCTTTTTTGGCAATCTGGGATAAAACTAAATACACCTTGACCTGCTTCTGGGCTTCCGGCTCAATCCCCTCTAAAAGTAATTTTTCCTGCTCATCGATCTTATCCCGAGGCACCCCTTTCATCGCCAAATCAATTTTAGATTGCCGAAGCATATCCTGGGTTTGCCGATCGACCAATCCCTGGGGCAGCTTAAACTCTAAACCTTTCATTATGCCCTCAATTAATTCATTTTCAATACGGCTGCGCTCCTGGTTTTCTTTGGTCATAAAAATTTGCCTCTCTACCGCCTTTTCCAATTCCGCCAAATTAGGATACCCCAAAGAACGGCTGAACTTATCGTCCAGAGATTCTGCCTTATGCGACTCTTTCACCGAATCAATCTGCCTTTTTATTTCATCGCTTGAAACTGAAACTGTTTTAAAATTTATCTTCAGATTCTTATAATTTTTAATCGCGATCTCCGGAGTCACCTCCACAACGGCCTTAAAAGAAAGGTTGGTCCGGTCAAGTTTCACATCGGCTATCTGCGGAAGCTCGATGACATCGAGTTTTTCCGCCTCAATCGCCTGGTTATAGACATCCGGAACTAATTCTTTTAAAACCTGCTCATGGACGACAGCCGCATAATGCTTCTCTAAAACATCCCTTGGCGCTTTGCCCGGGCGAAAACCCGGAACTTTTGCTTCTTTGGCAATCTGGGAGAAAACCTCTTCAAATTTATTTTTTACCCGTTCGCCGCTCACCGCGACCTTGATCTCGCATTTTGTACTATCCAGTTTCTTAACTTCGGTTTTCATCTGTTCCCTTTCTTACATACGGAATTTCTCACCCAAATAAACCTGGCGCGCCTGAGGATGATTGATCAGTTCATGCGCCGTGCCTGAAATAAGTATTAAGCCGTCTGAGATTAAATACGCCCGGTCGGTTATGGCCAGAGTTTCGCGCACGTTATGATCGGTCAATAAAATCCCCAGGCCTTTTGCCTTTAGTTCTTTGATGATTTCCTGCGCTTCGTTAACCACTATCGGATCAATGCCTGAGAAAGGCTCATCCAAAAGTATAAAAGACGGATTAGTCACCAGCGCCCGGGTAATTTCAAGGCGCCTTCTTTCCCCGCCGCTTAAGGTATAAGCTTTATTTTTCGCTAAATGCGCGATATTTAATTCTTCAAGCAAAGACGCCAGCCTGCGTTTTCTCTCCGGACGAGCCAGAGGCAGGGTTTCTAAGATCGCGTTTATATTTTCTTCAACCGTCAGCTTACGGAATATTGATGCCTCTTGTGAAAGATAGCCTATCCCAAAACGCGCCCGCTCATGAATAGGCAGATTGGTGATCTGATGGTTATCAAAAACAATTGTGCCGCTATTGGGAGGAACAATCCCCACGATCATATAAAAAGTCGTGGTTTTGCCCGCGCCGTTTGGCCCCAAAAGCCCCACAATCTCACCGCGTTTGACCGTAATATCAACGCCTTTGACTACTTGGCGTCCGTCATAGGTTTTAGTCAACCCTTTAGTTTCCAAAAGCCGCATGCATCTTCTCCGTTTGATAAATAATTATCTGGGGCCTGCCGGTTAAACTTATTTTCTTATCCAAAGCGGTATAAACCGCCTCCTGGCTGTAAGAAATATTTTCACCGCGGATGATCCGCACATTCCCCCGCGAAACAATCTTGTTAATGGAGCTGGACATCAAATCCGGCCCCTGATCTTTTTTACCCGGCTCCTGCTTACCCTGCTCCTGCTTGGGGGAAAAATAAACCTCCATCTTGTCGCTGTAAATGGTCATATCCGATTTTTCTACTTTAACATTATTATTGAATACGGCAATATTTTTTTCATAATCGATATCCAGGGGCCCGTCGCAGGTAATCACGATCTTCTCTTTCTTGTTAGTTTGTTTATTCGAAGGCTGAATATCTAAACGCACATTTTTATCCAGCACAACCTGCTTTAAGGCGGTTTGCCCTTTTGCCCCAACCCCTGCAAGATTCATATCCGAACGCGCCAGGTTAACCTTATCCAACGTGCTGACGATCTGCTGTTTACGGTCCCAGTCCAGAGAATCGGTAGTCAGCTTTGCTCCGCTGGAAGTAGTAATGACCACATTTTTTTCCAGATGCACCACTCCGCTGCTTTTGTTGAAATTGCCGTTATCGGCGGTCAGGTTTATCTTATCCTTATCCCCGTAATGGTTACCCACTACTTCTTTAAGCTTAACCACATCATTATAGATATCCGCTGATTTCCCGGAAAGATCCCAGGCCTTTTTCCCTTTTTCACCGGAACCGGAAAGAGAAAAATCACCGATCTGCTGAGCGGATTCTTTGGTTTCTTCCGCGATAAGAATACCCCGGGCAAGCAATAAAAACGCAAAAACTAAAACTATTTTTTTAAGCTCCATAAAACCCCAAAACGTCTTTCCATTTATCCTGCAACCTAAGAATTAATTCCGCAATTTCCCTGACCGCTCCGCGGCCGCCTGAGCGGTTAGTTATATAAAACGCAGCTTCCTTTATTTCTAAAGAGGCATTGGCCACCGCAATGGGCAGGCCGACTTTACGCATCAGCGATAAATCCACCAGGTCATCACCCATAAAACAAATTTCATCCAAAGAAACATTATATTTTTTAAGTATCCTGTCCAAAACCGCCGTCTTGGGGAATATATCGGCAAAAACTTCGGCAACGTGCATATCTTTTGCCCGCGGCTTAATGGCCTTGGATTTTTTGGCCGTAATCAGGATAGTCTTGATTCCGGATTTATGCAAGACAAAAACGCCCAAACCGTCATGCACATCAAAAAACTTTGAATCCCGGCCCCGGGAATCATAAATTATCCTGCCGTCGGTTAGGACCCCGTCGACATCTAATAAGAGCAGTTTGATCTTTTTAAAACGCACCTTTAATTCTTCCGTAATTATCTCAGCCATATTCTAAACTAATCCCGCTTTAAGCAAGTCCTGCACATCCAATAAACCTTGGGGGCGCATATTTTTATCAACTACCGGGACCTCATCGATCCTTTTGGCCTGTAATATGCGCATTGCTTCGGCAGCCAGCATATCTTTATTGACTACGGTAGGGTTCCTGGTCATTACCTCACTAATCCGGCGATTCGGCAGGTCCGTATCGCTTTCCAGATGCCGGCGCAGGTCTCCGTCGGTAAAAATTCCTTTTAGCCTCCCTTGTTTATCCACGACTATCGCCGAGCCGGCGCGCGCCCGGGTTATGGCAAAGAGCACCTGGGAAACTTTTTTATGCTCACCCACAATGGCATTGGCTTGGCCGCAGCGCATAATATCTTCCACGGTCAAAAGCAGACGCCTGCCCAGGGCTCCCCCGGGATGAAAAAAAGCAAAATCTTTTTCTTTGAAACTCTTTTGCTCCAATAAACATACCGCCAAAGCATCGGCCATCGCTAAAGAAGCGGTAGTCGAAGCTGTCGGGGCCAGGCCCAATGGGCAAGCCTCTTTCTTCACCGAGACATCCAAAACTACATCGCTATATTTGGCCAGGATTGATTTGGTGTTTCCGGTAAGCGAAATTATCGGCGAACCTATTTTTTTAAGTATCGGCAAAAGCTGTTTCATCTCCTCGGTTGAACCGCTGTTAGAAAGAATGATTACGATATCATCGCCGGTAACTTTACCTAAGTCGCCGTGGATAGCCTCGGCCGTATGCAAAAATAAACTGGGGGTGCCGGTAGAAGCCAGAGTTGCCGAAAATTTCTGAGCAATAATTCCGGTTTTGCCCATCCCGCTGACGACAACCCTGCCCTTACATTTAAGGATTAACTCTACGGCTTTGGTAAAACTTTTTCCCAGCCGGCCTTTAAGCAATTTTATCGCCTGAGCCTCAATCTCCAAAACCTCTTTTGCCCGTTTAATCACATTTATCTTCATAAGGCCTGGCTGATCTTTTTTATTTGTTTTAAAAGATCTTCCAATTGCTTAAAATCAATCATGTTGGCTCCATCGCAAGGGGCAACTTTAGGGTCATTATGCACCTCTAAAAATATTCCGTCGCATCCAAAAGCTACGGCCGCACGGGAAAGCCCGGCGACAAACTCGCTTTGCCCGCCAGAACAAGCGCCCTTACCGCCGGGAAGCTGCACGCTATGCGTGGCATCGTAAATTACAGGATATCCAAAGTCGCGCATAATTTTTAAGCTGCGTAAATCGGTAACTAAATTATTATACCCAAAGCTTACCCCTCTTTCCGTAATTAAAATCTGCTTATTACCCACCGACTCAACCTTCTTGATTATCGGCAGAATATCCCAGGGCGCCAGAAACTGGCCCTTCTTAATATTTACCACTTTACCGGTTGCCGCCGCGGCCAATACAATATCCGTCTGACGGCTCAAAAATGCCGGTATCTGAATAATATCCAAAACTTCAGCAGCCAGAGGTATATCTTTTACGCAATGCACATCGCTTAAAATAGGAACATCGAGGCGCGATTTTACTTTTTTTAAGATCGCTAACCCCTTTTTTAATCCGGGGCCCCGGTATGAACTTACGGAAAGCCGGTTAGCTTTATCAAAACTGGATTTAAATATAAAAGGTATGCCTTGGCGATAAGCAATTTCTTTGATTTTTTTGGCGGCACTAAGAGCAGAACTCTCTGACTCGATTACGCATGGCCCGGCAATCAGGACCAGCGGACACTTATCCCCGAATTTTATATTTTTTACATTGACCTGATGCATTAGCTTATCCCCTTCTGCAATTGCTTCCTTACCCTCTCTAAGTCTTCGGGAGTATCCACTCCGATTGTATCAAAAGGGGTCTGGATTACTTTGATCTTAAAACCCTCCGCCAATACCCGCAGCTGCTCCAATTTTTCCGTCTTTTCAAGATTGGAAACAGGAAGATTCTTGTAGGTAAAAAGAAAATCCTTGGTGTAACCGTAAAGGCCGATATGTTTATAGTAAACCACCTGTTCAATATCGGCATTTGGCGCTAAATACGGGATCGGCGCGCGCGAAAAATACAGGGCAAAATTATTTTTATCTACCACCACCTTTACCACATTGGGGTCAAAAACCTCCTCGGTTGTTTCGATCTTCCTCATAATTGTGGCCATATTCAGAGTTTTATTTTCCAATAAAGAACGGGCGAGGCTGTCAATCATCATCGGATGGATCAACGGCTCATCAGCCTGGATATTAATAATAACCTTTACTTCCAGAGGATTAATCACTTCACTGATCCTGTCTGTTCCGCAGGTATGCTCCTTGGAGGTCATTACGGCATGCGCCCCGAACTTCTTAGCTACCTCCAGGACAATTTGGTGGTCACAAGCAATGATGAGATCATCCAGCATGCGGGACCGCTTTGCGTGTTCCCAAACATGCTGCAGCATCGGTTTGCCCAGGATATCGGCAAGAACTTTGCCCGCAAACCTGGCCGATTGATATCTAGCCGGTATAACTCCGATTACATCCATTTTATTTTATCCTCTCCAAAAGTTCCTTAGGGCTTGTGACCGCGGTCCCTAATTTACCGACTACAAGGCCTGCGGCAAAATTAGCGATATGGGCTGCCTCTAATTTTGAGGCACCCGCGCAAAGAGCCAAAGTAAAAGTACTGATTACCGTATCCCCGGCCCCCGATACATCAAAAACTTCCTGGGCTTGCGTCGGTATATGCGTCAGGCGGCCGTTTTTTTCCAATAATTTCATCCCTTGTTCGCCCAAGGTGACCAGGATAGAATCCAAATTTAGATATTCCAGGATTTCCCGCGCTGCCAGATCTACATCCTTATCCGTAAACAGCTTATCCGTATTTATTTTGAAGCGGTTAGCCGTATCCTGAATCTTAAGGTTCCTGATGGCATTCTCCAGTTCTTTGCGGTTGGGAGTAATGGAGGTAACCGCCTGATAATAACGGAAATTTTCTTCTTTAGGGTCTACGGTAATGATTCTTTTACGGGCCCGGGCCAAAGAGATAAGTTCTTTAAGCAGCGCTACATTAATTACCCCTTTGCCATAATCCTCGATGATAATGGCGTCGAAAGAATCGATATTTTTTTCGATGTAGCGTAAAATCTTGCTATTTATTTCCCTGGGAAGGTCATGCGTATGCTCCCAATCAACCCTGACTACCTGCTGATGTCCGGCAAGAATCCGTGTTTTTACGGTTGTATGCCGGTTATGTTCAACAAAGATGCCTTGGCTGCTGATTTTTCTTTTTTTCAACTCATTAAGTAAAATCTTGGAATTAGCATCGTCCCCGGTAACCCCAAGTAGAGTAACCTTTCCTCCCAGCGAGCTGATGTTATTAGCGACATTAGCCGTTCCTCCCGGGACAAAGCTGCGATCCTTAGCCCAAAGTACCGGAACCGGCGCCTCGGGAGAAATCCTTTCCACGCTGCCCCGGATATATTCATCAAGAATAAGGTCGCCGACGACCAGGATATTAGCCTGATTGAACTTTCGGACTATATCTTTTAAGTTTTTCATATCTTCTCAATTACGCTTTGGGCCAACAACGGAAGCATTATTTCATGATGGCCGATAATATAATAACCCTTGCCGCCGGAATTGACCGGACGGGCCACCACATTCTGAGCCGGACGGTAATGATAAACCATATCGAAATTTGCCGTGGTAAAATCACGCACCTTGTTTCCTAAATTACGCGCCAGATTCAGGGCTTTTAAAAATACTTCCGGCAATAATACCGCTGAACCAAAATTTAAAACTACCCCTCCCTGGTTTAAATAACGGATATTCTCGACCAGATTATGAAAATCGCGCAGTGAACCGCTGGCCGTAGCGCAGGCATCAAATGACGGATGCTGATGGATTATATCCGTGCCGATCCCGACAAAAACACAAACCGGTACTTTATATTTATAAGCGTTATAAAGCAAGCTCAAATCTTTATTCGCTAAATCTGTCGCGGCTAGCGCATTAGCCACCGCATAACCCAATCCAAAACCTTTTTTTACGCCGACTTTGGCGGCGCAATTTAGAAAATCCGCGGTCTCCTTACCCATTCCGAATTTCCCATATTTAAGGTTTTCGCCAACGTCTTCGGAGGTTTTCCCCTGAAAAGCAATTTCAAAATCATGGATGATGCCGGCGCCGTTTAAACAGATGCAGGTAATTACTTTTTTCTTGATCAGCTCGATTAACACCGGATTAAGCCCGCATTTAATCACGTGGGCTCCGGCCATAAAGATTACCCCCTTGTTCTTCTTACGGGCGGCCACAATATCAGATGAGATTGCGCGTAAATCTTTTGCTTTTAAGATATTCGGCAGAGAATCCAAGAAGCTGACAAAGCTTTTAGCTTTAACGGGTTTGGAGGCAAAATCCCCCTTATTCACCTTGCTCAGGCGGTTTTTGACCGAATATGTCTTTACCTTGTTTAGATTAATCATAGAGTAGTAATTTTAGCACAATTCAACACTAAAGCAAATAGATATTTATACTATGGCTTAGCGGATGGCTTGGCTTGATTTCGAGCGGGCGTGGAGGCAAGGAGCAGGCACGGTTCCGTCATTTTTCAATCTCTCGAGAGCGACGCCGGCCGACCCGAGCGCAGTTTTGCCTGGCAGGGGCAAAACAAGCGTCCCGCGAGAAACAAGACAAGACAAACGCGTTAAGTTTTATCATATTTTAAGATTGATTCGGCGGCGGAAACTGCATCCTCAACGGTGATTGCCTTAAGGCAGGCGAATTCTTTCCGGCAATTATGCGCCAGGCACTGGATACATCCGACATCCTTATGCAGGTATTTATCACGCTTGCCTAACGGCCCCCAGCGCCGCGGGCTAAGCCCTGCTTGATTACGCCCGAAAATTGAAATAACCGGCACGCCTACGGCAGAAGCTATATGCACCGGCCCAGAATCATTGGAAATAAACAGGCTGCACCTCTTAAAGATACTGGCCAGTTGGCTTACCGAAGTTTTTCCGGCAAGGTTGATTACTTTACCTTTAATTTCATACGCAACCTTATTTGCCAAATGTATTTCTTTTGGCCCGCCTAAAATAATGATTTTAAAATTATG
Proteins encoded:
- the serA gene encoding phosphoglycerate dehydrogenase, with product MIKVLVSDALSEEGLKVFKGSKELTVEVKTDLKPDTLKEVIKDYDALVVRSATKVTKEIIAAAKKLKVIGRAGVGLDNVDLEAATQHGIIVMNTPAGNTISTAEHTFSMILALSRNIAQANASMKKGEWKRSKFMGVELYNKVLGIVGFGRIGSEVAKRAKSFGMKVLAFDPFLSAKVAEDIGVEIAELKKVLQESDYITVHTPLTEETKHMISDKEFGIMKKGVRIINCARGGIIDEAALAKAVKEGKVAGAAMDVFENEPLAADSELLKLDNIITTPHLGASTEEAQINVAIEVAEIVRDALLGKGIRNAANYPCLDAEACKILNPYINLGEKLGMFAAQLVEGRFGELTISYSGQITKYDLSPITMALVKGILTPILKETVNFVNGLSLLKERGIKLLESKSGQEGEFVNLIQLEIKTDKETKSILGTLSGNKQPRIVKIDDYYLDLYPVGEMIFIRNLDKPGLIGNLGTLMGKNNINIAAMALGRNQPGDKAISVWSVDNQVSSEIQDKIRKLENILTVKMIRT
- a CDS encoding alanine--glyoxylate aminotransferase family protein, with amino-acid sequence MNKQYLLTPGPTPLPPQVSLAMARPIIHHRTPQFQEILKEAGTGLKWVFQTSNGVFIISSSGTGAMEAAVVNLLSCGDTALVVQGGKFGERWTEIAKAYGINTEIIDVEWGKAVSPQEIQKRLKSNPQIKAVFTTLCETSTGVDNDIAAIAAVVKASPAVLVVDAISGLGAVDLKTDAWGVDVAVAGSQKGLMLPPGLGFITVSSKAWKLVEASKSGRYYLDLRKAKKALDKNDTPFTSSITLIDALNEALKIMQKDGLEYIFKRHKIMADATRAAAKALGLELFAPTASSDAVTAIKVPAGIDGEKLVKTMRDTYGVTIAGGQAELKGKILRIAHMGYIAESDIITGLSCLEKVLTQMGYKFTLGAGIKAAEEVFLKE
- the lptB gene encoding LPS export ABC transporter ATP-binding protein, encoding MRLLETKGLTKTYDGRQVVKGVDITVKRGEIVGLLGPNGAGKTTTFYMIVGIVPPNSGTIVFDNHQITNLPIHERARFGIGYLSQEASIFRKLTVEENINAILETLPLARPERKRRLASLLEELNIAHLAKNKAYTLSGGERRRLEITRALVTNPSFILLDEPFSGIDPIVVNEAQEIIKELKAKGLGILLTDHNVRETLAITDRAYLISDGLILISGTAHELINHPQARQVYLGEKFRM
- the clpP gene encoding ATP-dependent Clp endopeptidase proteolytic subunit ClpP, with the protein product MDKRMQVLVPMVIEQTPRGFERAYDIYSRLLKDRILFIGTPVDDYVANLVIAQLLFMQMEDKDKDINVYINSPGGSVTAGLAIYDTMQFVKCDVATYCVGQASSMGAVLLSAGTKGKRFALPNSRIMIHQPWGGVQGAAADISIQAKEILKLRDRINEILAQHTGQPLDKIQRDTDRDYFMSSQESKDYGLVDEVILPENKKK
- the lptC gene encoding LPS export ABC transporter periplasmic protein LptC, which encodes MELKKIVLVFAFLLLARGILIAEETKESAQQIGDFSLSGSGEKGKKAWDLSGKSADIYNDVVKLKEVVGNHYGDKDKINLTADNGNFNKSSGVVHLEKNVVITTSSGAKLTTDSLDWDRKQQIVSTLDKVNLARSDMNLAGVGAKGQTALKQVVLDKNVRLDIQPSNKQTNKKEKIVITCDGPLDIDYEKNIAVFNNNVKVEKSDMTIYSDKMEVYFSPKQEQGKQEPGKKDQGPDLMSSSINKIVSRGNVRIIRGENISYSQEAVYTALDKKISLTGRPQIIIYQTEKMHAAFGN
- a CDS encoding trigger factor; its protein translation is MKTEVKKLDSTKCEIKVAVSGERVKNKFEEVFSQIAKEAKVPGFRPGKAPRDVLEKHYAAVVHEQVLKELVPDVYNQAIEAEKLDVIELPQIADVKLDRTNLSFKAVVEVTPEIAIKNYKNLKINFKTVSVSSDEIKRQIDSVKESHKAESLDDKFSRSLGYPNLAELEKAVERQIFMTKENQERSRIENELIEGIMKGLEFKLPQGLVDRQTQDMLRQSKIDLAMKGVPRDKIDEQEKLLLEGIEPEAQKQVKVYLVLSQIAKKENIAIDDHMPRKVMEFLLSQADWQVE